One Brassica napus cultivar Da-Ae chromosome C2, Da-Ae, whole genome shotgun sequence DNA window includes the following coding sequences:
- the LOC106418718 gene encoding prostaglandin E synthase 2: MRRVTGLAARTISSSVAVHPRLAHTTAMMTTIPSWEPPSPRFGGLPTPSFAGGIAGIVFFSAAAASSLGQEVHAKEMSHKFNPKEVVLYQYEACPFCNKVKAFLDFNKIPYKIVEVNPLFKKEIKWSDYKKVPILTVDGEQLVDSSVIIDSLFQRMHPGISKSEDDEETIWRKWVDNHLVHILSPNIYRSTSEALESFDYITTHGNFSFTERLVAKYAGATAMYFVSKKLKKKYNITDERAALYDAAETWVDALNGRPFLGGSRPNLADLAVFGVLRPIRYLRSGKDMVDNTRIGEWFSRMENTVGEPSGIKE; the protein is encoded by the exons ATGAGGAGAGTTACCGGACTCGCTGCGCGCACTATCTCATCCTCCGTCGCCGTCCATCCACGGCTCGCTCATACCACAGCGATGATGACCACGATTCCTTCTTGGGAGCCTCCGTCCCCGAGATTTGGTGGTCTACCCACGCCGTCTTTTGCCGGGGGAATCGCTGggattgttttcttttctgCCGCCGCCGCATCGTCCCTTGGTCAGGAAGTCCACGCCAAGGAGATGTCCCATAAATTCAACCCTAAAGAGGTGGTTCTGTATCAGTACGAGGCTTGCCCTTTCTGCAATAAGGTCAAAG CCTTCTTGGATTTCAACAAGATTCCATACAAGATTGTTGAAGTGAACCCCTTGTTTAAGAAAGAAATCAAATGGTCTGATTACAAGAAGGTACCAATCCTTACTGTTGACGGTGAACAGTTGGTTGATTCTTCAG TGATAATCGATAGCTTATTCCAAAGGATGCACCCTGGAATTTCAAAgtctgaagatgatgaagagacAATATGGCGCAA GTGGGTAGACAATCACCTTGTGCATATTTTGTCACCAAACATATACAGGAGTACTTCAGAGGCTCTAGAGTCCTTTGACTACATCACCACCCATG GAAATTTCAGTTTCACGGAAAGATTAGTGGCAAAGTATGCAGGAGCAACGGCAATGTACTTTGTGTCaaagaaactgaagaagaaATATAACATAACAGATGAACGTGCAGCTCTTTATGATGCTGCTGAGACATGGGTCGATGCCTTGAATGGGCGTCCATTCCTCG GTGGGTCAAGACCAAACTTAGCCGATCTCGCAGTATTTGGTGTCTTGAGGCCTATAAGGTACCTTAGATCAGGTAAGGATATGGTGGACAACACGCGCATAGGTGAATGGTTTTCTCGTATGGAGAACACGGTCGGAGAGCCTTCTGGGATCAAAGAGTAA